A genomic stretch from Komagataeibacter xylinus includes:
- a CDS encoding Hsp20 family protein codes for MFLGFDHLEQMLERASKNASDGYPPYNIEQVSPTTLRITLAVAGFVMEDLHITQEDNQLVIRGRQSDDGQGRIFLHRGIAARQFQKAFVLAEGIEVGGAWMDNGLLHIELARPQPEVRVRKIEIARAPQASPPPSHDRVAPVVDVPAGRKQRVVRVIDED; via the coding sequence ATGTTCCTTGGGTTCGATCATCTGGAGCAGATGCTTGAACGGGCATCAAAGAATGCATCGGACGGGTATCCGCCCTACAACATAGAGCAGGTCAGCCCCACCACGCTGCGCATTACGCTTGCGGTGGCGGGGTTCGTGATGGAAGACCTGCACATAACACAGGAAGACAACCAGCTTGTTATCCGCGGGCGCCAGAGCGACGACGGGCAGGGGCGTATTTTCCTGCATCGTGGCATTGCGGCGCGGCAGTTCCAGAAGGCGTTCGTACTGGCCGAGGGAATCGAGGTTGGCGGCGCGTGGATGGATAACGGGCTGCTGCATATCGAACTCGCCCGTCCGCAGCCTGAAGTGCGCGTGCGCAAGATCGAGATCGCGCGTGCCCCGCAGGCCAGCCCGCCGCCCTCGCATGATCGTGTTGCGCCGGTGGTTGATGTGCCTGCCGGGCGCAAGCAACGTGTTGTCAGGGTGATTGACGAGGACTGA
- a CDS encoding DUF1150 family protein: protein MRVTTRNGRVLLHSEPAEPTTSPHMISTGELRGLGMEAVAYIRTVQVEGENAFAIHAADGTPLAVAEDRDDAVNAIVQHDMMLVPLH from the coding sequence ATGAGAGTCACGACACGGAATGGCCGGGTGCTGCTGCACAGCGAACCGGCGGAACCCACAACCAGCCCCCACATGATCAGTACGGGCGAACTGCGCGGACTGGGCATGGAAGCGGTGGCCTATATCCGGACAGTACAGGTCGAGGGCGAGAATGCCTTCGCCATCCATGCCGCCGATGGCACGCCGCTTGCCGTAGCGGAGGACCGCGATGACGCGGTCAATGCGATCGTCCAGCACGACATGATGCTGGTGCCGCTGCACTAG
- the dapE gene encoding succinyl-diaminopimelate desuccinylase, whose amino-acid sequence MADPGQDAGGVVALARALIRCPSVTPDDGCALNALAAVLEGIGFSVTLLPFGEGAARTPNLFARLGTGHPHLCFAGHTDVVPVGDVPWAHDPFGGEIHDGLLFGRGACDMKGGIAAFVAAVRLYLQKVPEPQGTISLLITGDEEGPATNGTVRVLEWMQANGQIPDFCLVGEPTNPGEMGEVIKIGRRGSLNARITVHGTQGHVAYPHRADNPVHRLLGLLGELTSAPLDMGSEWFEPSSLQVTSLDVGNTATNVIPARAQARLNIRFNDLHTGADLAGWIRTVVARHAPGADVNIAISGESFLTRPDAPVEALRRAVRAVTGHVPKLDTGGGTSDARFISRYCPVAEFGLVGASMHKVDEHVALADLKQLTAIYSGFLEKVMG is encoded by the coding sequence ATGGCAGATCCCGGACAGGACGCCGGTGGCGTTGTAGCGCTGGCGCGCGCACTGATCCGCTGCCCTTCCGTCACGCCTGATGATGGCTGTGCCCTCAACGCGCTGGCCGCCGTGCTTGAAGGCATCGGCTTCAGCGTGACCCTGCTGCCCTTTGGCGAGGGGGCTGCCCGCACGCCCAATCTGTTTGCCCGCCTTGGCACGGGGCACCCGCATCTGTGCTTTGCGGGCCATACGGATGTGGTGCCGGTGGGCGACGTGCCCTGGGCGCATGATCCCTTTGGCGGCGAAATACACGACGGCCTCCTGTTCGGTCGCGGCGCGTGCGACATGAAAGGGGGCATTGCCGCCTTCGTCGCCGCCGTGCGCCTGTACCTGCAAAAGGTGCCTGAGCCCCAGGGCACGATAAGCCTGCTGATTACCGGCGATGAGGAAGGGCCTGCCACCAACGGCACCGTGCGCGTGCTGGAATGGATGCAGGCCAACGGTCAGATCCCCGATTTCTGCCTCGTGGGCGAGCCCACCAATCCGGGCGAGATGGGCGAGGTCATCAAGATCGGCCGTCGTGGCAGCCTCAATGCCCGCATTACCGTGCATGGCACGCAGGGGCATGTGGCCTATCCGCACCGGGCGGATAACCCCGTTCACCGGCTGCTTGGGCTGCTTGGTGAACTGACTTCGGCCCCGCTTGATATGGGCAGCGAGTGGTTCGAGCCTTCAAGCCTGCAGGTGACCAGCCTTGACGTGGGCAACACGGCCACCAATGTCATACCGGCACGGGCGCAGGCCCGGCTGAACATCCGCTTCAATGACCTGCATACCGGCGCGGATCTTGCAGGCTGGATCCGCACGGTGGTGGCCCGGCATGCGCCCGGGGCCGATGTGAATATTGCCATCAGCGGGGAATCCTTCCTGACCAGACCCGATGCCCCGGTCGAGGCCCTGCGCCGGGCCGTGCGCGCGGTAACGGGCCATGTGCCCAAGCTGGATACGGGGGGCGGCACGTCTGATGCCCGCTTTATCAGCCGCTACTGCCCCGTGGCCGAATTCGGCCTTGTCGGGGCCAGCATGCACAAGGTGGATGAGCATGTGGCGCTGGCAGACCTGAAGCAGCTGACGGCGATCTATTCTGGTTTTCTTGAAAAGGTAATGGGCTAA
- the argB gene encoding acetylglutamate kinase, with the protein MTGTGSADQDAQARAEVLARALPYLRRYAGDTVVVKYGGSAMVDTTLSTAFGHDIALLKQVGVNPVVVHGGGPQISAMLKRLQIESTFIDGLRVTDAAMIDVIEMVLGGKVNKQVAGLINRAGALAVGISGLDGGLITARRLQRRARENGVETDRLLDLGFVGEPERIDPRVIYALSGSGLIPVIAPIGSSASGETYNINADTAAGAIAGAVNASRLLMLTDVPGVLDGDGRLIPELTAEDARKGIASGMISGGMIPKVETCLEAVRAGAKAAVILDGRVQHACLLELFTEAGPGTLIRSA; encoded by the coding sequence ATGACAGGAACAGGATCGGCTGATCAGGACGCGCAGGCACGCGCCGAGGTTCTGGCCAGGGCGCTGCCTTATCTGCGGCGCTACGCGGGTGATACGGTTGTGGTGAAATATGGTGGCAGCGCGATGGTCGATACCACGCTCTCCACCGCGTTCGGCCATGATATCGCCCTGCTCAAGCAGGTTGGCGTCAACCCGGTCGTGGTGCATGGTGGTGGCCCGCAGATCAGCGCCATGCTCAAGCGCCTGCAGATCGAATCCACCTTCATTGACGGCCTGCGCGTGACCGATGCCGCCATGATCGACGTGATCGAGATGGTGCTCGGTGGCAAGGTGAACAAGCAGGTGGCGGGCCTCATCAACCGTGCTGGCGCGCTCGCAGTGGGTATTTCGGGGCTGGATGGCGGGCTGATCACCGCGCGCAGGCTCCAGCGCCGCGCGCGTGAAAACGGCGTTGAAACCGACCGCCTGCTCGACCTTGGCTTCGTGGGCGAGCCCGAGCGCATTGACCCGCGCGTGATCTATGCGCTGTCGGGCTCGGGGCTGATCCCTGTCATTGCGCCCATTGGCAGCAGTGCCAGTGGCGAGACCTACAACATCAATGCTGATACGGCCGCGGGTGCGATTGCGGGCGCGGTTAATGCCAGCCGCCTGCTGATGCTGACCGACGTGCCCGGCGTGCTTGATGGTGATGGCAGGCTGATTCCCGAACTTACCGCCGAGGATGCCCGCAAGGGCATTGCCAGCGGCATGATTTCGGGCGGCATGATCCCCAAGGTGGAAACCTGCCTCGAGGCCGTGCGCGCGGGTGCCAAGGCCGCCGTCATTCTCGATGGCCGGGTGCAGCATGCCTGCCTGCTCGAGCTCTTTACCGAAGCCGGGCCCGGAACCCTCATTCGCAGCGCATGA
- the dapD gene encoding 2,3,4,5-tetrahydropyridine-2,6-dicarboxylate N-succinyltransferase, with product MTDTSLQSQIEALWERRETLSTATTGADRDAVEAALLALDSGKLRVATPGAGGWVVNEWLKKAVLLSFRLNDNRLVEGGGAGAPSYDKVPLKFAGWDQAAFAAAGFRAVPGSIVRRSAFIAPGVVLMPSFVNAGAYVDSGTMVDTWVTIGSCAQIGKNCHISGGVGIGGVLEPLQAAPVIIEDGCFIGARSEVAEGVVVERGSVLSMGVFLGASTKIVDRTTGEVFMGRVPAYSVVVPGTLPPRQATSTDGKPLPSLDCAVIVKRVDERTRSKTSINELLRG from the coding sequence ATGACCGATACATCCCTCCAGAGCCAGATCGAGGCCCTGTGGGAGCGTCGTGAGACGCTGTCCACCGCCACCACCGGCGCTGACCGTGATGCCGTTGAAGCCGCCCTTCTGGCGCTGGATTCGGGCAAGCTGCGCGTGGCCACGCCGGGCGCTGGCGGCTGGGTGGTGAATGAATGGCTGAAGAAGGCGGTGCTGCTGTCCTTCCGCCTCAACGACAACCGTCTTGTTGAAGGCGGTGGCGCGGGCGCGCCGAGCTATGACAAGGTGCCGCTGAAGTTTGCCGGCTGGGACCAGGCCGCCTTTGCCGCGGCCGGTTTCCGCGCGGTGCCTGGCTCGATCGTGCGTCGTTCCGCCTTTATCGCGCCGGGCGTGGTGCTGATGCCGAGCTTCGTCAATGCCGGTGCGTATGTTGATAGCGGCACCATGGTTGATACGTGGGTGACGATCGGCAGCTGCGCGCAGATTGGCAAGAACTGCCACATCAGTGGTGGCGTGGGCATTGGCGGCGTGCTCGAGCCGCTGCAGGCCGCGCCCGTCATCATCGAGGATGGCTGCTTCATCGGCGCGCGTTCGGAAGTGGCCGAGGGCGTTGTGGTCGAGCGCGGCAGCGTGCTGTCCATGGGCGTGTTCCTTGGCGCATCCACCAAGATCGTGGATCGCACCACGGGCGAGGTCTTCATGGGCCGTGTCCCGGCTTATTCGGTGGTGGTGCCCGGCACCCTGCCGCCGCGCCAGGCAACCTCGACCGATGGCAAGCCGCTGCCTTCGCTGGACTGCGCGGTGATCGTCAAGCGCGTGGACGAGCGCACCCGCTCCAAGACCTCGATCAACGAGCTGCTGCGCGGCTGA
- the fmt gene encoding methionyl-tRNA formyltransferase, producing the protein MRLAFMGTPDFAVPALRALHQAGHDIVTVYSQPPRPAGRGKKLRPSPVHLAADALGILVRTPLSLRRNAEEHAFFRALELDAAVVAAYGLILPVAMLDAPARGCLNIHASLLPRWRGAAPIQAAILAGDSESGVTIMQMDAGLDTGAMLLRDHVALTNHTTATTLHDDLAAMGGRLIVDVLAQPPYPGTPQPENGVTYVQRLSREDGRIDWTRPATEIDRQVRALTPWPGTFTTLDGQVIKIGAVSLTQGTAQAMPGTVVDDALRIACGGGTMLLVTRLQRPGRGMMEAADFLRGQAVAAGTRLGGA; encoded by the coding sequence ATGCGACTGGCCTTCATGGGCACGCCCGATTTTGCAGTGCCCGCCCTGCGCGCCCTGCATCAGGCCGGGCATGACATCGTTACCGTCTACAGCCAGCCCCCCCGGCCCGCAGGCCGTGGCAAGAAACTGCGCCCCTCGCCGGTGCACCTTGCCGCTGATGCACTCGGCATTCTCGTGCGTACGCCCCTGTCGCTGCGGCGCAATGCGGAAGAGCATGCGTTTTTCCGCGCTCTCGAACTCGATGCGGCGGTGGTGGCCGCCTATGGGCTGATCCTGCCCGTGGCCATGCTCGACGCCCCTGCGCGCGGCTGCCTGAACATCCATGCCAGCCTGCTGCCGCGCTGGCGCGGAGCCGCCCCCATTCAGGCCGCCATCCTGGCCGGTGACAGTGAAAGCGGCGTAACCATCATGCAGATGGATGCCGGGCTGGACACCGGGGCCATGCTGCTGCGCGACCATGTGGCGCTGACCAACCACACCACAGCCACCACCCTGCATGATGACCTTGCCGCCATGGGTGGCCGCCTGATCGTGGACGTGCTGGCGCAGCCTCCCTACCCCGGCACGCCCCAGCCCGAAAATGGCGTGACCTATGTGCAGCGCCTGAGCCGTGAGGACGGGCGCATCGACTGGACCCGTCCCGCAACTGAAATCGACCGGCAGGTCCGCGCACTGACCCCCTGGCCCGGCACGTTCACCACGCTGGACGGGCAGGTAATCAAGATCGGGGCCGTGAGCCTGACGCAGGGCACCGCGCAGGCCATGCCCGGCACGGTGGTGGATGACGCGCTGCGCATCGCCTGTGGCGGGGGCACGATGCTGCTTGTCACGCGCCTGCAGCGCCCCGGCCGGGGCATGATGGAGGCGGCCGACTTCCTGCGCGGGCAGGCCGTGGCCGCTGGCACGCGGCTGGGCGGGGCGTAA
- the def gene encoding peptide deformylase — protein MIDHDVIAQATPMPILVAPQAVLRQKTRLVRPEDMGDLRITIPRMFAAMYEAPGIGLAAPQVGLGMRFAIVDVSDKGEARNPLVLINPEVIAETEDMAVREEGCLSLPNQYAEVVRPEAVRVRYQDMEGKKHELEANGLLATCLQHEIDHLEGILFVDHLSTLKRNMIMRRLAKEQRLKH, from the coding sequence ATGATTGATCATGATGTCATCGCTCAGGCGACCCCCATGCCGATCCTGGTCGCGCCCCAGGCGGTCCTGCGCCAGAAAACCCGCCTTGTCCGCCCCGAGGACATGGGCGACCTGCGCATCACCATCCCCCGCATGTTCGCCGCCATGTACGAAGCCCCCGGCATCGGGCTGGCAGCCCCCCAGGTGGGCCTTGGCATGCGCTTCGCCATTGTGGACGTGTCCGACAAGGGCGAGGCCCGCAACCCGCTCGTGCTGATCAACCCCGAGGTGATTGCCGAGACCGAGGACATGGCCGTGCGCGAGGAAGGCTGCCTGTCGCTGCCCAACCAGTATGCCGAGGTCGTCCGCCCCGAGGCCGTGCGCGTGCGCTACCAGGACATGGAGGGCAAAAAACACGAGCTTGAGGCCAACGGCCTGCTGGCCACCTGCCTGCAGCACGAGATCGACCACCTCGAGGGCATCCTGTTCGTCGATCATCTTTCCACCCTCAAGCGCAACATGATCATGCGCCGCCTGGCCAAGGAACAGCGCCTCAAGCATTGA
- a CDS encoding glycosyltransferase family 39 protein: MDEGFYLFVGGDMLHGAIPFVDVWDRKPLGLFIIYAFFHLFGPYRLWAYQIGALASVCLTAVVAMKMARCVASAIGALFAALLYVAWLNLAGGEGGQSPVFYNLLAGCAMLNIVRLISAEKPTQSEIIKKGGMAMLLFGLSLQIKYTTVFEGCFAGIFLGYILRQNRFSWGATARYLLLFAAIALLPTVLVGGGYWLCGYGWNWWFANILSIFHRTKEPPAILAHNFMNIMLLIGPLLLNIVLQMILCRNRTAVQRKCAFFFNAWSVCAVIGVFLIGEWYNHYAIPAFLPLSIASAALFASPVGRIWLMVLLAAGTVAGQVMVLENQKNSGNARTFHNVLNVISKEKGCLFIYNGSAIFYDFLPPCKLTDHPFPGHFHSVVENRATGMDPATEIKKVLGQNPTYIMAYTPAEPDENEAVRAILYDRIRQAYMEAYRERQGNGFLVLYRLDAHHKP, translated from the coding sequence GTGGATGAAGGGTTTTACCTGTTTGTCGGCGGCGACATGCTGCATGGCGCCATCCCCTTTGTGGATGTGTGGGACAGGAAGCCGCTGGGTCTGTTTATCATCTACGCTTTTTTTCACCTGTTCGGCCCCTACCGGCTCTGGGCCTATCAGATTGGCGCGCTGGCCAGCGTATGCCTGACCGCCGTCGTGGCCATGAAAATGGCGCGGTGCGTGGCATCGGCAATCGGCGCCCTGTTTGCGGCCCTGCTTTATGTGGCCTGGCTGAACCTTGCGGGCGGCGAGGGCGGCCAGTCGCCTGTATTCTATAACCTGCTGGCAGGGTGCGCGATGCTGAACATCGTCAGGCTCATCAGCGCTGAAAAGCCCACGCAGTCCGAGATCATCAAAAAAGGTGGCATGGCCATGCTGCTGTTCGGCCTGTCGCTGCAGATCAAGTATACAACCGTTTTTGAAGGCTGTTTTGCCGGTATTTTTCTGGGGTATATCCTCAGGCAGAACCGGTTTTCATGGGGTGCGACGGCGCGCTACCTCCTGCTTTTCGCGGCCATTGCCCTGCTGCCCACCGTGCTGGTGGGGGGCGGGTACTGGCTGTGCGGTTATGGCTGGAACTGGTGGTTTGCCAACATCCTGTCCATATTCCATCGCACCAAGGAGCCCCCGGCCATTCTGGCGCATAATTTCATGAATATTATGCTGCTGATCGGCCCGCTATTGCTCAATATTGTGCTGCAGATGATCCTGTGCCGCAACCGGACCGCCGTGCAGCGCAAATGCGCCTTCTTTTTCAATGCCTGGTCGGTTTGCGCGGTGATTGGCGTCTTTCTGATCGGGGAATGGTACAACCATTACGCCATCCCGGCTTTCCTGCCGCTTTCCATTGCATCCGCCGCCCTGTTCGCCAGCCCTGTCGGCCGGATCTGGCTCATGGTGCTTCTGGCGGCAGGTACGGTGGCAGGGCAGGTCATGGTTCTTGAAAACCAGAAGAACAGTGGCAATGCCCGGACATTTCATAATGTCCTGAACGTCATTTCAAAAGAAAAAGGCTGTCTGTTCATTTATAACGGATCAGCGATTTTTTATGATTTCCTGCCGCCATGCAAACTGACGGATCATCCCTTTCCCGGTCATTTTCATTCTGTGGTTGAAAACCGGGCAACCGGCATGGATCCGGCCACGGAAATCAAAAAAGTGCTGGGCCAGAACCCGACCTATATCATGGCCTATACGCCTGCGGAGCCTGACGAGAATGAAGCGGTCCGGGCCATTTTATATGACCGGATCAGGCAGGCCTATATGGAGGCCTATCGCGAGCGGCAGGGCAACGGCTTTCTGGTTTTGTACAGGCTTGATGCCCACCACAAACCATAA
- the truA gene encoding tRNA pseudouridine(38-40) synthase TruA has protein sequence MTEITPPLPAIPTIRPDDIAPPSVCRWAVLLEYDGQGLVGWQRQSAEDLISVQGLLEGAARNLTGGRTVRSITAGRTDAGVHAAGQVAHLDFPADVTLSSATVRDGLNFYMKPHPVVVLMARPVLPHWNARFSACSRAYRYRILNRSSRPALDEGRVWHIKAPLDVDIMQRAGRCLLGRHDFTSFRASACQARSPVRSLEQLDVRREGEYVVIETAARSFLHHQVRNMVGTLKMVGEGRWEPERVAEALAARDRRAAGPTAPPDGLCLTAVGYEDNPFSR, from the coding sequence ATGACCGAGATCACACCCCCACTCCCCGCCATCCCCACGATCCGCCCTGATGACATCGCCCCGCCTTCCGTCTGCCGCTGGGCCGTGCTGCTCGAATATGACGGGCAGGGCCTTGTCGGCTGGCAGCGCCAGTCGGCGGAGGATCTCATATCCGTGCAGGGGCTGCTCGAAGGGGCTGCGCGCAACCTGACCGGCGGCCGCACGGTGCGCAGCATCACGGCTGGCCGTACCGATGCGGGCGTGCATGCGGCGGGACAGGTCGCGCATCTGGATTTTCCCGCCGATGTGACGCTGTCGAGTGCCACGGTGCGCGACGGGCTGAATTTCTACATGAAGCCCCACCCGGTAGTGGTGCTCATGGCGCGCCCGGTGCTGCCGCACTGGAATGCCCGCTTCTCCGCCTGCTCACGTGCCTATCGCTACCGTATCCTCAACCGCTCGTCGCGCCCGGCCCTTGATGAGGGGCGGGTGTGGCACATCAAGGCTCCGCTCGATGTGGACATCATGCAGCGCGCGGGACGCTGCCTGCTCGGGCGGCATGATTTTACCTCCTTCCGCGCCTCAGCCTGCCAGGCGCGCAGCCCCGTGCGCTCGCTTGAGCAGCTCGATGTGCGCCGCGAGGGCGAATACGTGGTGATTGAAACCGCGGCCCGTTCCTTCCTGCACCATCAGGTTCGCAACATGGTTGGCACCCTGAAAATGGTGGGGGAAGGCCGCTGGGAGCCAGAGCGGGTGGCCGAGGCCCTAGCCGCCCGCGACCGCCGCGCCGCAGGCCCCACCGCCCCGCCAGACGGGCTGTGCCTGACGGCGGTGGGGTATGAGGATAATCCCTTCAGCCGGTAG